A window from Oncorhynchus clarkii lewisi isolate Uvic-CL-2024 unplaced genomic scaffold, UVic_Ocla_1.0 unplaced_contig_13735_pilon_pilon, whole genome shotgun sequence encodes these proteins:
- the LOC139397152 gene encoding PEST proteolytic signal-containing nuclear protein-like isoform X1, whose protein sequence is MADYNKHSSKRLSDDGAGPEEKEGSVKTKTVSSSTGGGGKRSAQEVSPGPGKVSTSSHPVPPAPKVSKIGFGLISQPIKKPAPISIKLGASKPKEPVPVPAKKPALASVFNVDSDDSEEEMPAEAKMRMKNIGRETPTSAGPNSFNKGKQGFSDHQKLWERKLKSQTDTDQ, encoded by the exons CAGGACCGGAGGAGAAGGAAGGCAGTGTGAAAACTAAGACTGTCTCTTCCAGCACTGGAGGAGGGGGGAAACGCTCGGCCCAGGAGGTCAGCCCTGGCCCGGGGAAGGTGTCCACCTCGAGCCACCCGGTACCCCCAGCCCCCAAAGTCTCCAAGATAGGATTTGGTCTGATCAGCCAGCCTATAAAGAAGCCTGCGCCCATCTCCATCAAGCTGGGTGCTAGT AAACCCAAAGagcctgtacctgtacctgccaAGAAACCAGCTCTGGCCTCGGTTTTCAATGTTGACTCTGATGAT AGTGAAGAGGAGATGCCTGCAGAAGCCAAGATGAGGATGAAGAACATTGGCAG GGAGACGCCCACGTCAGCAGGCCCCAACTCCTTCAACAAGGGGAAGCAGGGATTCTCCGACCACCAGAAGCTCTGGGAGAGGAAGCTCAAGTCTCAGACGGACACTGACCAATAG
- the LOC139397152 gene encoding PEST proteolytic signal-containing nuclear protein-like isoform X2 produces the protein MADYNKHSSKRLSDDGGPEEKEGSVKTKTVSSSTGGGGKRSAQEVSPGPGKVSTSSHPVPPAPKVSKIGFGLISQPIKKPAPISIKLGASKPKEPVPVPAKKPALASVFNVDSDDSEEEMPAEAKMRMKNIGRETPTSAGPNSFNKGKQGFSDHQKLWERKLKSQTDTDQ, from the exons GACCGGAGGAGAAGGAAGGCAGTGTGAAAACTAAGACTGTCTCTTCCAGCACTGGAGGAGGGGGGAAACGCTCGGCCCAGGAGGTCAGCCCTGGCCCGGGGAAGGTGTCCACCTCGAGCCACCCGGTACCCCCAGCCCCCAAAGTCTCCAAGATAGGATTTGGTCTGATCAGCCAGCCTATAAAGAAGCCTGCGCCCATCTCCATCAAGCTGGGTGCTAGT AAACCCAAAGagcctgtacctgtacctgccaAGAAACCAGCTCTGGCCTCGGTTTTCAATGTTGACTCTGATGAT AGTGAAGAGGAGATGCCTGCAGAAGCCAAGATGAGGATGAAGAACATTGGCAG GGAGACGCCCACGTCAGCAGGCCCCAACTCCTTCAACAAGGGGAAGCAGGGATTCTCCGACCACCAGAAGCTCTGGGAGAGGAAGCTCAAGTCTCAGACGGACACTGACCAATAG